The Duffyella gerundensis genome contains the following window.
CAGAAAGCGAATGGTCGCCATCCGGATGCGCTCCTTAGCTGATAACTTCGGCGGACTTGCCCAGCAGCCAGATAACGGCAACGAGCAGAACGATACCCACCACCACGATGGAGCCGAATTTGGTCCAGGAGGCGCGGTCGTTACGGACCTCGCCGAACGTCACGAGGCTCGCCTCGGCCACCTTGAAGAAGGCAAAGCCGCAGAGCACCAGGCCGCCCAGCACAATGCCGTCCTGAACGTGGCCGCTCAGGGTGCCCATCAGGCCGGTGCCGGCGCCGCTTGAGGTTGGCCCCTCAACCTGAGGCAGATCGGCCAGGGCAGGGGCGGCGGCAAACGCGCTCAGCAGGCCCGCGGTAAAGAGGCGTGCCCAGGCTGATTTGGCTTTAACGGAAACGCGGGACAGAACGGAAGAAAATGTAGACATGATTTCACCTGTATTGGGTTGATTAAGGGTTAACTGCAAAACATCCAGATACTTACGACTAACAATAAAACCGTGCGGACCACGGCCCTGCCCATGGCGGCTGACTTAACGCGATCCCCGGACCAGCCCGACCAGACGTCGACGATGGCCCAGGCGGCCCAGAAAAAAAGGAAGCCAATCAGCAGCCCAAGACACAGCAGGTGCATCCCGCCGGGTTCCAGATTTCCCGAGGCGGCTTTAAAGGCCGCTTCCTGCGCGGCGGTCATCGCCATCAGGGGCGTTCCCGGCGGTAGTTACCGGCTACGCCCGACAGATCGCGTGGCTGAGCGCGGGACGGCTCAAGGTAACGATCGATGCCGGCGCTGATGGTGCGCAGGTCGGCGCTGGCGCGTGGGTAGTCAAAGAAGTAGCGTCCACGCTCCGCGGTATCCTCCTGGGCGGCGGCCACCCGGGCACGCTCCAGCGACGCCTGCACCTGAACGATCATGCGCTGGGCGGACGCCAGCTCGTCCTTTTCAGATGCCTGCGCCGGCAGGGCCGTGAGAGAGGTAAGGCCCAGCACGCCGCCGTACAGAAACAGTCGGGTGACCGGGCGAAAAGATTTCATATGCACCTCCAGTGGTTGTCAGGTGCGGTAAGGATGCTGAATCCGGCTGGACGGGTCAGCCGTTAACTCATTACCCGAAAATGAAAATTAATTGCGGCGGGCTGATGTGGGATGAAATGGGTGAAATATGTTAGGGTGTTGTAACTACTAATACATACTGACGCGCCGCTGCACCGGCTTGTCTGCTGACGACGTCACCCGAAACGAGTTCAGATAACGTCGTCCAGCTTACTAAAAGCAGTGGTTGGCTGTTAAATCATTAAAGTCCGCTGTGAGCTCTTGAGCTTTTTGTAGTCCGGATAGTTTTGCTATCAATGCAGCTTGGGCATTGGCACTTGTGGCTTCAATCTCAACCCGCTGACCACAAGCAACTTTAGGAGGGAGTTACTATGGCTAAGCAACATCATAAGTCAGAACAGGTTGCAACCAAAGCCCGGCGTTATACCGTGGGGTATGTCAGTGACTCGAAGTATCAGCCCGTTCCGGCAGTCACCCTTAAAGGTCACGGGCTGGCTGAGGCAGGATTTGAGACAGGTACACCGCTGGATGTGCGGGTGATGGCCGACTGTCTGATACTGATGGCATGCGAACCAGCTGCGCCGCCCGAATCGGAGATTATGCAGACGCTGAGTAAGGTCTGTAAGCCGTCGGCTCGCAAGCAGCGCCAGGTGACTGAGCTGATCGAGGTGATCAGCAAGCCAAAAACAAGAGCAGGTAACTGACTGAGCGACGGATAAAAAAATCCCGGCTCGGTGACCGGGATATTTATCAACAGTAACTTATTGATGGGTTAACGGAAGATAAAACATCAATAACATCTTCAATTGTAACGATTAAGTAATGAACTATTTCATCATTATCATGGATATTAGCACTTTGATCATTAAACCAAGTCAAATATCCTGATCCTTTAACCGTATAAATCCCCATAACCATTTGGCCATTGAGTTCATCTTGCAGCTTTAATAAATCACCTTCATCTGTGACACGAAAAGAATGTATCCAGTCAAACACTACCTGAATTTCATCCCCCTTGTTTTCTTCAGTTGAGGACAGAGTAATCTGTAGCGCACCAGACGAATATCTTAAATCCAACAGAAATCTATTCTCAAAAAAGAACCCATAATTTTCAATATTTTTCAAATTTTCATTCATATAGCATCACTCATCATATCTAAATTTAATTCTATTTTTCCCAGATTGTATTTCTAAAGTTGGCCTACCATCAGAACTACGTTCTCTAACAATTATAGTACGTCCATCAGACAGCTTCCCAACCCGGCCACCCGGAATATCTTTAATTTCACTAGGATTCAATGAATTAAATTCTTTATTAGCAGCATCATTGCCGCCAGCTCTTTCAAAGAGTTTTGAACGGCCAGTAGTTTCCCGACCTTTTGAAGAGGAAGACATTAATTCGTCAATAGTCGTCTTCTGCTTATCACTGCGCCCCTTTTCTTCATCCTCCGGCCCCCAGCCACCCGGTGTTCCCGCCCCGGTGCCTCCCAGTTCTGCCTTCTCTTTTTCCGTCAGGCTCTGCCCCATATTAGGAGTACTGGCAGTCTTATCATCACCGTTACCCGTCATCGCATTGATGGCTAACAGCGCAGTTAACACGACTCCCGGACAGGTTCCACCAGACAGGCACTGTTTTACCTGCTGCTCACCAAACTCTTTAATCGCCGCATCCAGCTTCTTCGCCATGAATGCATTGGCTTCTGCCTGCGGGGTTGTCTGCCCTGCAATCGGTGGTAGTGGCATCGGTATCGCCACGAAGTTATTCTCAACTGCATTCTTCCCGGCAATCGCCCCGCTTGTTGCCGCTGCGGAACTGTTGCCCGCCATGCCGCCTGCCAGTCCTGCCGCCAGCGTGCCCAGCAGGCTCAATTGCTCACGATCTTCTTGCCCCAGTGCCGCTATCTTCTCTGGCGTATTCGCGCCCCAGTATTTCTCTGCGATATAGCGCGTGGCCAATTCTCCACTAAAGGCACCTGCAGCGCCTGCTCCGGCATTTCCACCGGACATCTGAGCGGAAACTGCACCCCACACGGCATGTGCCATAGCATTGGTTGCAACGTCAACATTTCCGGAAGCATCGGTCGTCTCCTTCTTAATCAGCTGAGCTGCCCACGGATTAAGGCCGCCTGCTATCGCCTGACCTGCATTGCCGGCCACCAGACCCGTCAGAATACTGCCGACTGTCTGTGCGACCTTCTGAGACGTACTGCCAATGCCCCACTGCTTCATTTCCGACTGATACTCTGGCGAATCACGCATTTTCTCCAGCCATTCCCCCCGCTGCTTTTCCGTTGCTCCGACGGGTAGCTTCTCCGCGTTCTTCGCACTCTGCGCCTTTTCAAGCCCTTTAATATCGCCCATGGTGGTGACGATGTTAGCCATCTGTCCGCTGATTTCTCCGGCCAGCTGTGCCGTCTGCAGGCGCTTCTGCTCCTTCTCTTTATCGAAGATGGCGCTGATGGTGTCGTTGGCATGCACGGTATCGCGGCTGAGGTCTGCCACATCCTGCTTCTGGCTGGTCCGATCGCGGATGATTACGGTGCCGTTTGCCACCGCCGACTGCGTGATACCTTCGGCATGGCCGTTGTTGTTCAGGCCCGACAGCAGCGTGCTGGCTGCGTTAGACGCCACGCTGGACAGCATCTGCGCGCCCATGCCGCCACCGCTGGACAGCGCGATGCCGCCGCCGCTGTGGCTGACCCTGTAGTCCGCCGCATTGCCGATATCGGTGAAGCCGAGCGTACCGGTATCCAGACGGTTGTCTGCCGCATCGCCCTGGCTGGCGATTACCGCACCGTTCAGCTGGGTATGATTGCCAACGGTGATGTCAAAACCGCCTTTACCGGCATAGATACCGCTCTGCTCCTGCACGCTGTCAAAGTTGCTGTGCATTTTGTCCTGGTTGACGCTGGCATAGCCGGATACCGTCATTGAGCCAATGGTGAAGCTGCCGCCCGCGCCGTAGCTGGTCTGCTTTGAATCATACCGGTCGCTGTCCTGCTGGCTGGTGATGGTCAGATCCCGGCCCACATCGGCAGTCACCTGATTACCGCTGACCTGCGCGCCGTTGAGCGTGGTATCTCTTCCACTGTTCAGGCTTACCCTGCCGCCGCTGTCCAGGGTGGTTTCAGACCAGCGCGTACCGTTGCCGCTCTCTTTACCTTTGGCGCCGTTAACGCTGGCAAAAATGCTGATACCCGCGCTGCCCTGTCCGGCACCAAAACTGATGCCCACACCGCCGCCGCTGCTGCTGTTTTTACCGCTGCTTATTAATAGCTACTGACGCGCCGCTGCGCCGGCTTGTCTGCTGACGGCGTCACCCGAACGAGTTCAGGTGACGCCGTCCAGCCTGGTAAAAGCAGTGGTAAGCTGTTGAGGCATTCACTGGGATACATTAAATAGCTAAATGAGGACACATCCATGTCGCATAACCTGGCAGCCCGTACCAAAGAAGAGCGTGAGCGTATTAACGTGGATCTGGCGGCCTCGGGAGTGGCTTACAAGGAACGCCTGAACCAGCCGGTGATCCCAAGAGAGATTGAACTGCAGCAGCCTGCCGGGCTCAGGGAATATTTTAATGAGCGACTTCAGTATTACAGGAAAGTAAGCCAGCAGTATCCGCGAGGCACAGACCCGGTGTATCAAAAAGAAGAGCCAAAGTGAGCAGACATTATTTAAAGGCCCGCTGATGCGGGCCTTTAAGTTTTTAGAGGTACTTCTTGAATGACGCGGTGGTTACCGTAATGGCAAGCCCCAGCATGATGGCTGCGGGCAGCAACAGCAGGTTGGGATAGACCGCCGACGGCCAGGACAGGTACGCCATTGCCGGTATGTAGACCGCCGGCTTAATCAGCCTTTTTGCCCGGTGATATAAAAACGACGACTCATAGCCCGCTCCGTAACGACGCAGATCGCGGCGTCCCAGCCCTTCCACCACGGCCACGGCGATAACCAGCACAAACAGCGGGATGGAGAGCGTGAGTATCGTGACCCGGATAAGTGTCACCACGGCCACCCAGACGGTGGCAAGCAGATACTGCTGCAGATAGCCGGCAAGCCAGCCGCTGCCTGACTTCAGCTGACGGGAAATTTCGTTGCCGCTGTTCATTTCCGATTCATACATCGACTGCACCCAGCCCACAAAACCGCTGTCAACGAAGGCCCACTGATACGCAAACGTGATCCAGTGCGTAACGGTGACGGAGGGTTCAGAGAGCAGCAGGCTGCGGGTAAAATCTGACGACAGGTAGCCCATTTCCGTGGTCATCACCTGCTGGCTGTGAGCGGCGCCCATTTCCGGCCAGAAGAACGCGATCCCGACGTATTCCACAATCAGGCTCAGGAACAGGGAGGCCAGGATCATGCCGGCCAGCTTCCACGGCCAGCCCCAGACCAGGTTGTAAATCAGCCCGTGCTCGCGCGGCGGAACCGGCTGCTGCGGATTCTGTGGCGTGACGTTGCGGCGCGGTTCAGCCATTGTCCTCTCCTTTCGTGACAGCCGGGGCAACGTGACCGGCGCCGCCGTTCCACCACCCTTCGCTGCTGTGGTAGTTCCTGCGCATCTCTTCGGCCAGGCGGGTGATATCGTCCGGCATGTGCTCGTCGGCGGCGTCGCCGGCGGGCAGCGGCATGCGGATTTTCCAGAGCTGTCCGCCCTCAAGCAGGGCGAACGCCTGCCCTTTGGGCAGCGACACGATATCCGACGGCTCCAGTAGCGGCACCTTGATCGTGCCGACGCGGTCCTGCGTGCTGGAGGTAAAGTCGTGATTAACGGTGACGTCTGCTGAATCCTGGTGCCCGGAGACCAGCGTTTTACTGTAGATTTCAACCTGCGGCAGCTGGGTGGTCAGCAGCTCCGCCGTCCGGTTCTCGCGCACGCGCAGCATGATGAGGTTGTTAAAGTTGCCCTGCACCTGGGAGGTTTTAGCCGCGCTGCCGATACGCGCCTCAATGTCAGAGGACGTCTGCGTGTAGGCCGTCACCTGCATCCCCGCGCCGCCGCCCTTGTTGATCAGGGGAATAAACTCATCGCCCATCAGCTCGTTGAACTCATCACAGTGAAGGTTAATCGGATTTTTGCGGTCGTCCGCTCCCGGCAGGCCCGCGTTGATGCCGTGCTTGTAAATGTGGCCGGCCACGCTCACCAGGTCGGCAAACATGCTGTTTCCCACCGCGCTGCCCACCTCGCTGTCGCTGAGCGCGTCCAGGCCGATGTACACCACCCCTTTTTTACGGATCACCTGCTCCCAGTCAAAGATCGGGCGCGGGTCTTCCATATTGAGGTAGTCAGGCGACAGCAGCTCGGCGGTTTTGCCCGTGGTCAGCTTCTCCAGCAGCGGCAGCAGGGACGCCACTATCTTGTCGAAGTAGGTCCGGTCGTAGCGCACGGCGGAGCGCAGGCCGTCCAGTATCGGGTCGTACAGCTGCTGCCCCTGTTCGGAGCTCAGCGCCACCTCGTACGCCCAGATGCGCACGGCGTCCGGCTGTCCCTGCATGTTGCGGGGCACGTCATCCTCACCGAAGAGTTTAAGGTTGTTTTCAATCTGCTTACTCAGGTCGGGAAGTTTGTCGGTAATGACTTTCACCGCGTAACGCAGGTACAGGTCCGCGATGTTGTTCACGTAGCGCGTGATCAGCGTGTAGTCCGGCCGTTCGCCCAGGGCAACCAGCGCCCGCGCCACGATGTTCACGAACCGCCAGGCGAATTCCCGGAACGCCGCGCTGTTACCTTCGCCGCTCAGCTGCCCGGCCACGCGTGACGCCACCTCGGAGACGCGTCCGAAGCGCCCCACGGCGTTATAGCGGGCCGATATGTCGGGCCACCCGAGGTGAAAGATGGTCAGCTCGTCGCTGCGGCCGGCGCGGTGCGCCTCCGCCCATACCCGCTTGAGCAGGTCGGCGTCACCTTTCGGATCAAACACGATCGTTGTGTCGCCGCGCCGGATGTCCTGGGTTATCAGCAGCTCGGCCAGCCGGGTTTTGCCCACGCGCGTCGTGCCATAGACTACCGTGTGCCCCACGCGCTCGCGCAGATCCAGCGTGACGTCGACCTCGTTGGGTTCGATGCCGTGTATGGCCGGGTTGCCGCCCACCGGCGGCAGCGGGCGCACCGGATTCAGAACGGAATCGGCGTTCAGCAGTTTGCTCAGCGCCGGCAGGCGCTTTTCCGTGGCCTCCTCGGCGCGGCGCGCCAGCTGGTACAGCCTGGACGGTTGCAGGTAGTGGGCCACCTCGGGACGCAGCGTGTCGCGCAGGCGCTGGGTATGCGTCTGCGTCCAGCGAAATCCCCTGCCGATAAACAGCCGTCGCTTACTCAGTGGGATCTGCCGGGAGGTCATCACGTAGCGCGGCAGCCGGCGCAGGTTACGCCGGTAGCGGATCACCTGCATGCCCTCACGGGCCCGTACGATGGACAGCACGGCAAAGCCGCCCGCCGTAACGTAGCTGACGGAGGGAGCAAGGGCGACCGCCCAGGGCGCGGTGACGCACACCACGGCGGCGGTGCCGGCCACGGCTGCCGTATTCAGCTCAACGGCCGGGCGCAGCAGCGCTTCTATAACGTAGCGGTTACTCATGGGACCATTCCTTCAGTGAAATGCCGGACAGCAGCCTCAGCAGGTTTTGCCCGCTGATGATCTTCAGCCGGGAAGAGGTACGGCAGACGGCCCGGCTCATCTGCCCGGTTCTGCCTGTGTGGATAAAAAAGCCCCGCTGGCCGGCGCGGGAGAGCAGCGCATCAAACTCCCGGACGTGCCCGGGGGAAATGGCCCGGCTGTAGCGCTTGGCCTGTATCAGCCAGCACTCGCCGTTGATGAACACCTTGCCGTCCAGGCCGCCGTCCCCGCTGTAGGACGCGTTGCGCTCGACCTTCAGCCCCTGCCGCTCAAAGGCCAGCAGCAGCAGCTCCTCAAAAACGTAGGGATTAATTTTGCGCAGGTAGCTCATCCGCTGGCCGTCGCCGTTCAGCTCGCGCAGGCGCTGATGCACGCGCGCGGCGGTGGCGCGATAACGACGGTGCCGGCGGGCGGTGGCCGTCTCCCGGCGAAACAGCCACGCGACGACGACGAGCAGGACGACGAGCCCCGCGGCCAGCAGCGGATTGACCGAGAGCAGCAGGGCCACGGTTTGGGGCGTCCCCATCATGGCGCGGGCTCCTGGGTCAGCCCGCCGTCGGTGATCAGCACGGGGTAATGCGTCAGCTGCAGGCGACGCGCCAGATCCGAACCGGAGGCCGGGGCAAGGGTCATGCCGGGCGCCATGCTGCGCAGCCCGTCAAGGGCGTCCTGGCTGTCCACGTTCACCACAAGCCCCACGGCGCCTCTGGCCGACAGGCGCTGCGCGTTGTGCCGCAGCCAGGTCCGGGATACATCATCGTCCCCGATGATGAACAGCGCGCCGATGCCGGGCAGCTGCAGGTCGCGCGGGCTGACCGCGCCCGGCGACATTTCCGGCGTGGTAACGGGCAGCATGGCCGCTTCGCCCTGGCCGGGCGGCGCGGAGACGGGTGCCGGCGAGTCCTGCCGGTTGACCGCGTCAAAGATGGCCTGCGTGCTCTGTCCGCCGAGGTCGGCCAGCACGTTCAGCTCCGCGTGGGACGAGAGCGACAAAAGGATGAAGGGCACAGCAAGAAAGCGGACGTTTTTCATGGTCTCGGGCTCCTGGGTTCAATCCAGACGAATCCGGTGTTGGAAGTGGCTGCGGGCACAGGGGCGTTGTCCGCCAGCTGCACGGGAGCCGGCGCCGGGCCGTTATCCGCGGGGGCCGGGGCCGGCTGCGAAGGCGGCGACTGCAGCGTGGCAAGCTTTGTTCTGATAAAGGAGCGGTAGCGCGCGGCGGCCTGCCCGCCGGCGGGATGGTGATAGCAGCCGGCGGCGTCCAGCCAGCTGCCGGGCTTGCGGTCCCAGCATTCGCGCAGGATGACGGCGGCGGCGTTGAGGTTGGTGTACGGATCCAGCGCCTCCCAGGTGGACGTGAAGTGACTGCCGTTCCAGCCCAGGTTGACCTGCGCAATGCCCACGTCAATGCGCTTCAGGGAATGGGTTTTCATGAACACCTGCAGCGCCTGCCAGGCCTCAAGCCGGGTTTTGTAGCGATACCCCTTGCCCGCCACGTTCAGCGTCCAGGGCCAGGGGCGCACGCCCCGCGGCAGCGTGCGCGAGGATTCCTGCAGGGCAACCGAATAAAGCGCCTCCGGCGGCACGCCGTGCTCGCGCGCCACCTTTGTATAGCCGTCGGGCACGGTCTGCGTGCCGGATGACCAGCAGTGTGCCGACGCCAGCAGCAGCAGGGCAGCGCCGGTCAGTACGCCGCGAGTTGCCATCCGTTTTCCCCCTGCTGCAGCACCACGGGCATCATGCCGTTGCCGAACCGCATCCAGCGGCCGCCGTCGTGATTAAGCGTGATCTCATGGCTGCGCACCCTGTCCAGCGGGATGCGATGCGCTTTGGCCCAGCTGCGCAGCGCGTCGTCGTCGCCCTGGCTGTCAACCAGATAGATATCGACCGGACGGTTGTCGGCCAGCACGGCAGACAGCCGCGCGTCGCACTGCGCGCATCCGGCGGACTTCACGAACAGCGCCAGTCGCCCGCCGGTGTCGTGGGCAATGCCCGCGGCGTTGCCCATGTTAACGGCCAGCGTGTTGGGGTACAGGCGCTGCCAGGCGCTGTTCACCTCGCGCTGGAATTCCATTTCTTTCTGCGTGCGGGCAAACTCCTGCTTCACCCACTTTTCGGCGTACTGGCGCCGCTCTTCGGCGCTGCGCGCCTCAATGCCGAGCGTGGAGAGCGGATCGAGGCCGGGCGACTGCGTGCCCCGGGGGCCGTTCATCAGCTGCTGATAGCGCTGATAGTCCTGCTGGTTCAGCCCCCACTGCCCCGCCTGCTGCTGCAGATCCTGAACCGCGCTTTGCCCGGTGCGCTGGGTGTCGGTGGCCTGGCCCTGGCTGCCTGAGGCCTGGACGCTGGCGTACGCGGTGCCGCCGCAGGTCAGCAAAAGCAGAATCAGTGTTTTTATCTTCATTTCGACTCCGTTAGTGAACGTTAACGGTGGTTACGCGACCGTTTACCCGAAACTGCGCCTGCCCGTACCCGGCGCCGATCAGCGTCCAGCCCTGCACGGACTGGCCTTCGCCGATAAGGCGGATCTGCGACAGGTCGCTGAAGCCCCGGGGGGCCACGGCGGCAAAGGACGTGGTTCCCCGCTTTTCCACGCCGGTCAGCACAAACGGCGCGCGGCGGGCCGCGTTCATGGCGGCACGGTGTGGCTTAGCGGGCGCCGGCTTTTTTACGGCGGGCGTCGCGGGCGGGGCGTCGGGTGCTTTTTGCGGTGCGGCCCGCAGCGCGTTCAGCTGCGCGTCAAAGCCGGACAGCTGCGACTGCATGCTCTGCCGGGCGGTGCTGAGCTCACCGACGGCCTGCTGCAGGGCGGCCAGCGCCGGGCCGCTCCGGGCCTCCTTCAGCGCGGCCTGCAGGGCGGCGATCTGCTGCTGCTGCCGTTTCAGATCCCCGCCGTATGCCTTCAGGCTGTCCTGCAGGGGGGTAAGTCGGACTGGGTCAGCGCCTGCGAATACACCACGTTTTGCTGTTTTTCGACGTGGCCGAGCCGCTGATCGAGCGCGCTGACGCTTTTCAGGGAAATAAACGTCAGGCCGGCCACGGCCAGCGCCACCGCGACGCCGCCGTAAAGCGGCAGCCGGCGCAGGATCGCCGCGCCTTTGCGTGGCTTCTGCTGCGGTTCACCGGCGAAATCGTCTTCATCAAGGGCGGGATTGCTCATTTTGTCAGAAACCCTCCGCGTACGGGCTGGCCCTGAATTGCCGGCGGGGAAATCGTGCCGGCGGAGGTCGCCGGCTGCGCCGCGATATGCGGCGACAGCTGGGTGGCCGGAAGCTGATAGCCGGCGCGCAGGCTGTGGCACACCACGCGCTGCACGTCGTCCACCTCAAGCTGCCAGGCCGCGCCGGCCATCACCTGCAGCGCGGTGCGCAGGCGCATCGGGCCGAGCTGATACTGCACCGCCGGCAGCGGCTGACGGTACAGCACGCCGTTGGCCGGGCCGGTCTGACAGAGCGAGTAGCCGGACTGCTTCAGGGCATAGCGCATGGCGTCGGCGACCGTGGGCTGTACGGACGGGGGAATGCGGATGTCGATAATCTGGGAAAGCGGATCCTGCTGGGCCGCCTGCGGGTCGGTGCTGACCAGCAGGTAGCGGTCGTAGCGCACCACCTCCGGCGCGCGCCCGTAGGGGTCATCGGCCGGGGTCTGGACGTTGCGGGAAACGCTGACCGACGGCGTCGGCTGGGCGGGCGCCCGCTCCTGCAGCTTCTGGGGCGGCGTGGCGCATCCCGTCAGCAGCACGAAGGGCAGAACGGCGGCGAGGGCGTGTAGTTTCATCTGAAGATTCCTGTAGGTGACAGAACAGGCATCACTGTGCGGAACTCTTCAGCGGGCTTCCACGAACAACTCTTTTTCCGGATCCAAAAAAAAACGCCGACCGGAGTCAGCGTTCAGGCAGGGCGCGTCAGGCGACCTGATGAGGAGGGTGCGTAATGTCACCGCGCCCCTGTATCAGCCCCTCAACGGAGATGTCTTCGTCAAGGGCGTCCCAGTGTATGCCACGGGGAGAAAGTTCATAGTCGTTGCGCTGCTCGGGCGTGGCGTCAAGCAGCCGCGGAAACCAGGACAGCGGTACGCCAAGCGTGCGATCGTCCGTGAGTTCAACCCACATCGTGGAGTCATCGAACCGGACGTCTCTAGCTGAAATAGTCATTCCAGGCCTCCAGAAGTGTCGTTTTGTGTAGCTTCACCAGTATGAACAGCTCTTTCAGGGTCCGTGAGTCAAATCCGTCATTTCTTGCCAGCGCCACCACCGGATCAAGCCAGAATTTAGCTTCAGCGCCGGCTTTGGAAACGTGGATATGCGCGGGCTCAAGCGGATTGCCTTCGTTGGAATAGAAAAAGAACCGAAAACCGTTCAGCCGAAGTATGACAGGCATCGTCAGTAACCTTTATGGGATTATGGTGGAGATTACAGCGACAGTCAAAACCCTGCAAACGCTGTAAAACTGCCCGTGAAGGGCAGATTTGGGAAGGTAAAATCAGAACGAGTTGTCAGCGTAGGACGGCGCCTGCTCTGAGCCACTCTGTGCCGGCGGCGCATCGCTGCGTTCCGGTTTGTAGACCATTTCCTGACCGATTTTGATCCAGTCAACCTTGATCAGTCGGGCCTTCAGGCTGACGCGGCTTTCGCCGGCGTGCTCACCGTTTTTCAGCTGAAAAATGTCGGTTGAGGGATTGCTCAGGGCAAACCCGATCAGCACCTTTTTGTCCTCATCAACCGCCTTCTGGCAGCGGTTAATCAGGCTGCTGGCTTCTTTGCCGGCAACCGTTACGTCAAAACGCACGTAGGAAGGGCTGTCGCTCGGGCCTGACAGCGCGTTGATCACGCAGCTGATGAAGGTGCCGGACTGCGCGTTAACCTGCCGGACGTTACTCAGGTAACCCAGCCCTTTTATGGTCAGGTTAAAGTAATCGTTGCGGCTGGCGGCGGACGTGGTGGTGGCGGACTGCGCGTTGTTTACAGACATGATGTTATCTCCGGGGGTCAAAAAAAATCGACGGAGAAAACTTCGGCCCGGACGGGAGAAGTCTTCCCGTCGGGGAGTCAGATTCAGGTGAGTCTGACTGTCTGGTTGGTTGAATAAACCCTGATCGTCAGGCACCAGGTGCCGTCTGTTGACGATATCTGCTTCCAAAGGTGCGCAGATGTACCACACGATGTGTGCTCCCTTTCAGGCTACAGGAGCTTTCTGTTCAGCCACCCGAAGGCGATTCTCTCAGGCTGATGAATCATTGGTGGTCGTCAGAGACGACGGATAAGCCCTTTTATTTTTAGGCCGCGCGCCCGCAATGTCAACCGTCCACCGCTAAAACGCCCGGGGCTTTTGGCCCACTGCCTTTGCGCTTGCCGGCGGCCCGGCGTTTTGTTTTGCGGTTGGCCTCACCAACGATCCCCTTGCATTCCGGGTACTGAACGCAGCCCCAGAACGAGCCTTCTTTACCCGTTCGCTGACGCATCGCCTTGCCGCAGAGCGGACAGTCTGGCCCGACCGGCACCGTGACGTGAAACGGCTGTGCGCGTCCCTTTTCAGTCAGGTGACGCGTCCACTGCGCCTGTTTTTGCATAAAGCTGTGCAGATCCGATTTACCCTGCGCGATATCGTCCAGCGCTTGCTCCCAGAGCGCGGTCATGCCGGGGCTGGTCAGCGTCTCCGGCAGCGCGGCGATAAGCTCGCGGGCCATCTGCGTGGAGTGAATGTGTTTCCCTTTTTTCTCCAGGTATCGGCGCTTAAAAAGCGTTTCCAGCACGCCGCTGCGCGTGGCCTCCGTGCCGAGCCCGGCGTTTTCCCGCAGCACCTTTTTGAGCTGGGGATCGCTGACCAGGCTGGCCGCGTTTTTCATGGCCGCAATCAGCGTGCCCTCG
Protein-coding sequences here:
- a CDS encoding restriction endonuclease, which produces MGTPQTVALLLSVNPLLAAGLVVLLVVVAWLFRRETATARRHRRYRATAARVHQRLRELNGDGQRMSYLRKINPYVFEELLLLAFERQGLKVERNASYSGDGGLDGKVFINGECWLIQAKRYSRAISPGHVREFDALLSRAGQRGFFIHTGRTGQMSRAVCRTSSRLKIISGQNLLRLLSGISLKEWSHE
- a CDS encoding DNA polymerase III subunit theta, which codes for MSHNLAARTKEERERINVDLAASGVAYKERLNQPVIPREIELQQPAGLREYFNERLQYYRKVSQQYPRGTDPVYQKEEPK
- a CDS encoding RAQPRD family integrative conjugative element protein, whose protein sequence is MKSFRPVTRLFLYGGVLGLTSLTALPAQASEKDELASAQRMIVQVQASLERARVAAAQEDTAERGRYFFDYPRASADLRTISAGIDRYLEPSRAQPRDLSGVAGNYRRERP
- a CDS encoding TIGR03745 family integrating conjugative element membrane protein gives rise to the protein MSTFSSVLSRVSVKAKSAWARLFTAGLLSAFAAAPALADLPQVEGPTSSGAGTGLMGTLSGHVQDGIVLGGLVLCGFAFFKVAEASLVTFGEVRNDRASWTKFGSIVVVGIVLLVAVIWLLGKSAEVIS
- a CDS encoding TIGR03758 family integrating conjugative element protein gives rise to the protein MAMTAAQEAAFKAASGNLEPGGMHLLCLGLLIGFLFFWAAWAIVDVWSGWSGDRVKSAAMGRAVVRTVLLLVVSIWMFCS
- a CDS encoding SymE family type I addiction module toxin encodes the protein MAKQHHKSEQVATKARRYTVGYVSDSKYQPVPAVTLKGHGLAEAGFETGTPLDVRVMADCLILMACEPAAPPESEIMQTLSKVCKPSARKQRQVTELIEVISKPKTRAGN
- a CDS encoding TIGR03747 family integrating conjugative element membrane protein; the encoded protein is MAEPRRNVTPQNPQQPVPPREHGLIYNLVWGWPWKLAGMILASLFLSLIVEYVGIAFFWPEMGAAHSQQVMTTEMGYLSSDFTRSLLLSEPSVTVTHWITFAYQWAFVDSGFVGWVQSMYESEMNSGNEISRQLKSGSGWLAGYLQQYLLATVWVAVVTLIRVTILTLSIPLFVLVIAVAVVEGLGRRDLRRYGAGYESSFLYHRAKRLIKPAVYIPAMAYLSWPSAVYPNLLLLPAAIMLGLAITVTTASFKKYL
- the traD gene encoding type IV conjugative transfer system coupling protein TraD — protein: MSNRYVIEALLRPAVELNTAAVAGTAAVVCVTAPWAVALAPSVSYVTAGGFAVLSIVRAREGMQVIRYRRNLRRLPRYVMTSRQIPLSKRRLFIGRGFRWTQTHTQRLRDTLRPEVAHYLQPSRLYQLARRAEEATEKRLPALSKLLNADSVLNPVRPLPPVGGNPAIHGIEPNEVDVTLDLRERVGHTVVYGTTRVGKTRLAELLITQDIRRGDTTIVFDPKGDADLLKRVWAEAHRAGRSDELTIFHLGWPDISARYNAVGRFGRVSEVASRVAGQLSGEGNSAAFREFAWRFVNIVARALVALGERPDYTLITRYVNNIADLYLRYAVKVITDKLPDLSKQIENNLKLFGEDDVPRNMQGQPDAVRIWAYEVALSSEQGQQLYDPILDGLRSAVRYDRTYFDKIVASLLPLLEKLTTGKTAELLSPDYLNMEDPRPIFDWEQVIRKKGVVYIGLDALSDSEVGSAVGNSMFADLVSVAGHIYKHGINAGLPGADDRKNPINLHCDEFNELMGDEFIPLINKGGGAGMQVTAYTQTSSDIEARIGSAAKTSQVQGNFNNLIMLRVRENRTAELLTTQLPQVEIYSKTLVSGHQDSADVTVNHDFTSSTQDRVGTIKVPLLEPSDIVSLPKGQAFALLEGGQLWKIRMPLPAGDAADEHMPDDITRLAEEMRRNYHSSEGWWNGGAGHVAPAVTKGEDNG
- a CDS encoding integrating conjugative element protein; this translates as MKNVRFLAVPFILLSLSSHAELNVLADLGGQSTQAIFDAVNRQDSPAPVSAPPGQGEAAMLPVTTPEMSPGAVSPRDLQLPGIGALFIIGDDDVSRTWLRHNAQRLSARGAVGLVVNVDSQDALDGLRSMAPGMTLAPASGSDLARRLQLTHYPVLITDGGLTQEPAP